One segment of Deinococcus radiotolerans DNA contains the following:
- a CDS encoding HD-GYP domain-containing protein — MPVLQIAPHAESIAALLSTLNRALHLSSSDQTALHLAALLHDVGKRPLPQALLDKAGPLTPAERQLLKQHPEWALHGVQDSLKLPAPVRSAIAAHHERWDGRGYPRGLQGEEIPLLARIISVCDVYDALPSARPYKPAWSQTDTLAALRRGRGLAFDPVVLDAFLDLR; from the coding sequence ATGCCTGTCCTCCAGATCGCCCCCCACGCCGAGTCGATCGCCGCGCTCCTCTCCACGTTGAATCGCGCCCTGCACCTGAGCAGCAGCGACCAAACAGCCCTTCACCTCGCCGCCCTGCTGCATGACGTCGGCAAGCGGCCCTTACCGCAAGCGCTGCTGGACAAGGCCGGGCCCCTGACGCCTGCGGAAAGGCAGCTGCTGAAACAGCATCCAGAGTGGGCGCTGCATGGCGTGCAGGACTCCCTGAAGCTGCCTGCACCGGTTCGATCGGCCATCGCGGCTCATCACGAACGGTGGGATGGCCGCGGCTACCCGAGGGGCCTTCAAGGCGAGGAGATCCCCCTGCTGGCGCGCATCATCAGCGTCTGCGACGTGTACGACGCGCTGCCCAGCGCCCGACCATACAAGCCGGCGTGGTCCCAGACGGACACCCTGGCAGCACTCCGCCGGGGGCGGGGCCTAGCGTTTGATCCCGTGGTGCTGGACGCCTTTCTGGACCTGCGCTGA